The following are encoded together in the Panicum virgatum strain AP13 chromosome 6K, P.virgatum_v5, whole genome shotgun sequence genome:
- the LOC120711779 gene encoding uncharacterized protein LOC120711779, whose translation MAYAMSHMGRATSDVAYNPAAPPEAYTNPSIHARINAYTEVGRALHGETWDPTTAPLFGEAIMRVGQGKKHGRYLIANSLVDTASTPSLSQLRASTTDSTPPIRPRPETSVASVHQRHAEMEAKFEEERRCRLEIEAKLEQERKLREEQSVMLQSMVTWMQGLGASMNYATPPPPFVLPAQPYFPAGPSDTPNQSWNASNDPPPDQNSPAAQWPTWPHRPEQ comes from the exons ATGGCGTACGCCATGTCTCACATGGGCAGGGCGACGTCGGACGTGGCCTACAACCCGGCGGCTCCACCAGAGGCCTACACAAACCCAAGCATCCACGCGCGCATCAATGCGTACACGGAGGTGGGAAGGGCGCTCCACGGGGAGACTTGGGATCCGACCACCGCACCACTCTTcggagaagccatcatgagggtgggacaagggaagaagcaCGGGCGGTACTTGATCGCCAACAGCTTGGTCGACACGGCGAGTACGCCCAGTCTCTCGCAGCTTAGGGCAAGTACCACCGACTCGACCCCGCCCATTCGCCCACggcctgagacttcagtggccagCGTGCACCAGAGACAT GCCGAGATGGAGGCAAAgtttgaggaggagaggaggtgccgactggagatcgaggccaagctggagcaggagcggaagctgAGGGAGGAGCAGTCGGTTATGTTGCAAAGCATGGTCACCTGGATGCAAGGACTTGGCGCGTCGATGAACTAtgcgacgccgcctcctcccttcgtcttaccagctcagccttaCTTTCCTGCAGGACCTTCTGACACTCCA AATCAGTCGTGGAATGCATCGAACGACCCTCCTCCGGACCAGAACTCGCCGGCCGCCCAGTGGCCAACTTGGCCCCACAGACCTGAGCAGTGA